In the genome of Sander vitreus isolate 19-12246 chromosome 13, sanVit1, whole genome shotgun sequence, one region contains:
- the LOC144527988 gene encoding uncharacterized protein LOC144527988 isoform X1 gives MTVFSPVSSARYRRSSVSINPSCPSQLVPLSPFSLTGDRLDHKRQEENMEMNLRGRLSASSLIPAPPVSQWHNHASVWFQSQDSGITPNSSPSPTRRFRPAVSATVRWPALTPLKRKGGVESDGPPKKLFVAGVTDPAHRSSYTVSVSQSAADSPPTGGVSPPRSSCLSLSPPPSFNPFTPHQRPGH, from the exons ATGACGGTCTTCAGTCCGGTGTCCTCAGCGCGGTACAGACGCAGCAGCGTGTCCATCAACCCCAGCTGCCCTTCACAG CTCGTCCCCCTCTCTCCGTTCTCTCTGACCGGAGACAGACTCGACCACAAGAGGCAG gagGAGAACATGGAGATGAATCTCAGAGGAAGACTAAG tgcTTCCAGTCTGATCCCAGCTCCTCCTGTAAGTCAGTGGCACAACCACGCATCAGTG TGGTTCCAGTCACAGGACAGCGGCATCACACCCAACTCTTCCCCGAGTCCCACCAGGAGGttcag ACCAGCAGTCAGCGCCACGGTGAGATGGCCGGCTCTCACTCCCCTCAAGAGGAAAG GAGGGGTGGAGTCTGACGGGCCCCCAAAGAAGCTTTTTGTTGCCGGAGTAACAGATCCCGCCCACCGCAGCAGCTACACTGTCAG TGTCTCTCAGTCGGCTGCGGACTCTCCTCCCACAGGAGGCGTCAGCCCTCCACGGTCCAgctgcctttctctctctcctcccccctccttcAACCCCTTCACCCCCCACCAGCGCCCGGGACACTAA
- the LOC144527988 gene encoding P2R1A-PPP2R2A-interacting phosphatase regulator 1 isoform X2 — protein sequence MERMEVDQCAGAAGGAGGGALRRSNSAPMITSVSDGMTVFSPVSSARYRRSSVSINPSCPSQLVPLSPFSLTGDRLDHKRQEENMEMNLRGRLSASSLIPAPPVSQWHNHASVWFQSQDSGITPNSSPSPTRRFRPAVSATVRWPALTPLKRKGGVESDGPPKKLFVAGVTDPAHRSSYTVSVSQSAADSPPTGGVSPPRSSCLSLSPPPSFNPFTPHQRPGH from the exons ATGGAACGGATGGAAGTGGACCAGTGCGCAGGCGCAGCTGGCGGGGCAGGAGGCGGGGCACTCCGCAGATCGAACAGCGCCCCCATGATCACCAGTGTCAG TGACGGGATGACGGTCTTCAGTCCGGTGTCCTCAGCGCGGTACAGACGCAGCAGCGTGTCCATCAACCCCAGCTGCCCTTCACAG CTCGTCCCCCTCTCTCCGTTCTCTCTGACCGGAGACAGACTCGACCACAAGAGGCAG gagGAGAACATGGAGATGAATCTCAGAGGAAGACTAAG tgcTTCCAGTCTGATCCCAGCTCCTCCTGTAAGTCAGTGGCACAACCACGCATCAGTG TGGTTCCAGTCACAGGACAGCGGCATCACACCCAACTCTTCCCCGAGTCCCACCAGGAGGttcag ACCAGCAGTCAGCGCCACGGTGAGATGGCCGGCTCTCACTCCCCTCAAGAGGAAAG GAGGGGTGGAGTCTGACGGGCCCCCAAAGAAGCTTTTTGTTGCCGGAGTAACAGATCCCGCCCACCGCAGCAGCTACACTGTCAG TGTCTCTCAGTCGGCTGCGGACTCTCCTCCCACAGGAGGCGTCAGCCCTCCACGGTCCAgctgcctttctctctctcctcccccctccttcAACCCCTTCACCCCCCACCAGCGCCCGGGACACTAA